AATGATGTTGCCCAATGTTACCTTGAATGGCAGACAGATTGTCTCCGGTGCCAGCTGCGCACCTAAGGCAACAGTCTCCCGGTTCGGCTCCGGCGGAATTATCACCTCTGCACCCAACTCGTGCAGGATTGGCTCTAAGACCAGCCTGATATCACCCATATAAGGAAAAGCCACCCTCATAAATTCCCATCCCTTGCTCGCACCAAATCAACAAAAGATTCCAGCCTTGTTCTCAATCCCACTTCACCACTGTGCTCGTCAAAAAAGAGGGTAAGAATAGGCAACCTTGAATTTCGACCTATTTCCCGGCGAATGATTTCATTCATTACCGGCGCGGTGCCACAGGCAAAACTGAAGACAAGCAGCAAGCCCTTAATCTCTCTATCCTGTAAAACCTTTCTTGCCGCGGCGAGGAGCTCCAGTTCATAAAACCAGTTGGGCACATTGCCCCTGGTTGCTTCCAAAACAAGCCCCTCTTCGCTTACAAATGGCACAACCGGTTCAACCCCGAGTTCCTGGATAATCTTTAATAGATTCAGGCTGATATGCTCATCAAATAGGAGATAGGGATGTCCGATTACACCAATACGTTCCCCTTTGCCCCTACCATCACCTTTCGGCATATTCGCCCTTTCTTCAAAGAAATCAACCGGGATGGCACCAGAACCCATCATCTTTGCCGATTTTTTCTCCGCCTCTCTTGCCTCAAGAAAAGCCTTTCGGGCAGCCCCGTTTTTGATTCCAAGGGTGCGTGCCCAAGTGACAAAACCTTCCCCTTCATCACCAACCCGCTGGTCAATAGTAATCTCAAAAATACCGTTTGTTTTCGGAAAGATTGCCCGCACCATATCGGGAAGGCCAATCGCCTTGGGACAGCCAAAATAAAAATCTTTGCTCAACCGCCGGCAAACCAACCTCGGCACAAAAATCAAATCGACCCTTTCTCTTAAATCATCAACCTGTCCTAAAAATACCTTCACGGGCAGACAAAGCTCTGCGGGCGAAAGTTCCACACCCCTGGCAACAATCCCCTTATCGGTCTTACGGGAAAGCACAACCTCAAACCCAAGCCTCTCAAAAAATGACCTCCACAGAGGAAAGTGATGGTAAGAATGCAGTGCGCGGCAGATGCCAATTTTCATTCTCCTTTTATTATAGAACAAACGCCAATACGGTCAAAAGATGTTGACACCAATAAAAGCGCTTCTAAACTTAACCGGTGCGCCTATTTTGTCTTGCATTTCTTTCCCTCACCATCCCTTGCCTCAAATGCCTCCCCGGTTCCCAGATAAAAAGGGTTTTAGGGACACCATCACCACCAGTAACGGTCGGCTATTATCCTCATTACCACTACCCTTTGCCAATAGGGCATCGCCTCCACAAGAGATTGTTCTCACTTCGCCAGGACATTGAGGCAAACGACCAGCTATTGCGCCAACTGGTGCGCGAGCGGGTTGCGGTCAAATCACCGCTTGAATTTCATTTCTCCTATGCTGGCTACGACTCGCTCAACAACCGCATCATTTTGCGCTACTTTGCCCCCAACCCCCAGTCTGAACAGATTGCCGGCTGGCAGATTCAATTTGTGTATCGTCTGCCAAATCACATCCTTGAACGCGCCTATGTCTGGGCGGTTCCACTTGAATAATTTTGCACCTCGGTTCAAACCGAAAAATGAGGCTAAAAATCAAAAAACAACCCATCTGAAACCCTCAGCCCCAATTCACCCCTGGGGTCACTCCCCCGGTAGGATTGGATACCGGCTAAGTCACACAATTGCGAGGGATAAGATAAATTAGTACCATCCCCACTTGTTTATCTATCCTTAAACCTCAGATGCAGTTTAACCTTGAAATCTTCTTGACTTTAGGGGAGGTTTTGGTTAGGATAATTCTACGGGGCGTAGCGCAGTTGGTTTAGCGCACCAGCTTGGGGTGCTGGGGGTCACCAGTTCAAATCTGGTCGCCCCGACTCGGTTTATCCGGCGATATTTTAATCCGGGGTGGTTAACCTGTAAGGTTCTTCTTTGCCAGCTGGACCAGCTGGGCAAAGTCCTCAGGCGCGTGAATCGCCACCTCAGACAGAACGCTACGGTCCAGGCTCACACCGGCAAGCTTCAGTCCATGGATGAAACGGCTATAACTCAAGTCATGGGGTTCAAGCGCCGCATTAATCCTGGTAATCATCAATGACCGAAAGACACGCTTCTTCCGCTTGCGGTCCCGATAGGCGCTGAGGAGCCCGTGCATCACCTGGAGCCGTGCGGTTTTGTAAAGCCGTGACTTTCCGCCCCAGTAGCCTTTTGCCTGTTTCAGCCACTTCTTCCGTCTTTTTCTCGTAACCGGTCCGGTTTTAACCCTTGCCATCTTTCTCCTTGTCTATGCGTAAGGAACTAGCCGCTTAAGCGCCTTGACCTTGGTGCTATCAACAACCGCAGGTCGGTGCAGCCAGCGCTTACGCCGGCTATTCTTCACGCTGTTATTATGGCTTGTTCCGCTGCGCCTATGCAAAAACTTGCCCGTGGCGCTCTTCTTCACACGTTTCTTGAGAGCACTTAAGGTCTTTAACTTTCTCTTCATTTTGGCACCAGCATCAATTGAATTGATTTCCTATCCTCATTCTGGAACCTCACCTGACCATCAACCTTGGCGACATCAGCCAGGTCCTGACGAATCCGGTCAATCAATTTGTAAGCCAAATCGGTGTGGAGCACCTCCCGTCCGCGCAACCAGAGAATCAGCCTGATGCGGTCCTTTTGTAAAAGGAACTCCCGCATCTTCCTCAGTTTCACCTCATAGTCGTGCTTGTCAATCTTCATCTTCATCCTTATCTGCCTCACCTCGGTCTGGTGTTGCCTTTTCTTTGACTCCCGCTGACGAGCCTTCTGCTCATAAAGATACCGACCTAAATCCATAATCCTTGCAACCGGTGGCTCCTCATTTGGCGCCACCAAAATCAGGTCGAGGTTTTGCCTCCTTGCCAGTGCGATTGCCTCGCGCGTTGGCATAATCCCAATTGGTCTTTTGTCCGCGCCTATTACCCGGACATAAGGAACCTTAATCTGCTCGTTTGCCTTAGGTCGGTCTCTACTATCTGTTTTCAGATTATTACTGTATTCTTCCAGTTTCTTCCTCCTTGATTAGTGCTATTACCTTTTCCAGCGAAGCCGCGCCGAGATTCCCTTTACCCCGGCGGCGCAGGGAAACAGTCCCTGAAGATGCCTCCCGGGCACCAACAACCAAAATAAAGGGTATCTTCTGCCGTTCCGCTTCGCCAATTTTGTAACCAATTTTATCATTATTAATGTCAATTTCAACTCTGGTACCAGCCGCCTTGAGCCGCTCAAAAACTTCTTGGGCATAACCGATTTCCTTCTCCGTTACGGTCAGAACCCGTGCCTGGACCGGTGCCAGCCAGGTGGGAAATGCACCACCATAATGCTCAACCAAAATTCCCATAAAACGCTCAATCGAACCCAAGACCGTGCGATGGACAAGATAAGCTGGGAGGTGCTGACCGCTTTTATCCATATAGTAAACATCCAGCTTGTTCCCCAGATTGAAATCAAACTGGCAGGTTGAACACTGGAACTCCCTTCCCAAAGAGTCGGCAAGGTTGATATCAATCTTCGGTCCGTAAAAGACCGCCTCCCCCTCTGCCCGATAAAAATCAAGCCCGAGCCGGTTTAAGGCATTGACAAGGGAATTTTCTGCCACCTGCCACTGCTCGTCACTCCCAAGGAATTTTTCTGGATGCCGCGGGTCCCGCACCGAAAGTGCCACATTGAATTTATCAAATCCAAAGGCGCGCAACATCTTCAGCGAAAGTGCCACCACACCCAAAACCTCCTCCTCCACCTGTTCCTTTGTACAAAAGATATGGGCATCATCTTGGGTAAAACCCCTAACCCGCATCATCCCGTGGAGAACTCCGGAACGTTCATAACGATAAACCGTGCCCCATTCCGCCATCCGCAAAGGCAAATCCCGATAAGAGTGAACCTTTGTCCGATAGATAAGGATGTGACCGGGACAGTTCATCGGTTTCAAGACATACTCCTCATTCTCCACCGGCAAAATATACATATTCTCCCGGTAATAGTCATAATGACCTGAACGGTGCCAGAGCTGGCTGCGGGCAATATGGGGGGTGACCACCAATTGATAGCCTGCGGCCAGATGCTCCTTTTCCCAGTACTCCTGGATGAGCCGTCGCACCGTCGCGCCCTTGGCATGCCAGAAAACCAGACCCGCTCCTGCCTCCTCATGGAAACTGTACAGGTCAAGTGCCGGACCGAGCTTGCGGTGGTCACGGCGCCTTGCCTCTTCAAGTTTGTCAAGAAAATCCTTAAGCATTTTCTCATCCGGAAAGGCAACACCGTATATGCGTGAAAGCATCCGGTTGCGCTCATCACCATGCCAGTAGGCACCGGCAACGCTCAAAAGTTTAATCGCCTTTATTCTCCCGGTATCAGGGAGATGCGGACCTCGGCACAGATCAACAAAATCCCCCTGCTCATAAACCGAAATCTCCGCATCCGGAATTTCATTTATTATCTCAATCTTATAGGTTTCACCCCGTTCAGAAAAAATTCTCAGCGCCTCCCTACGGGGCAGGAATTTATGCACAATCGGAATTCGCGCCTGGGCAAGTTCCTTCATCCGCTGCTCAATCCGCTCCAAATCCTTCTCGGTAAATGGGTCGGGCACATCAAAGTCATAATAAAACCCTTCAGGGATAGCCGGACCAATCGCCACCTTCGCCTGTGGGTAGAGTTGCTTTACCGCCTGCGCCATCAGATGGGACGCCGAATGCCAGAAAATCTCCTTACCCTCTTTCGAGTCAAAATAGACCGGCTCTACGGTGGCGTCAGCCTCAATCCTAAAGGAAAGGTCGACCAGCCGCTCATTAACCCTGGCGGCAATCGCCTCTGTGTCGTTAAGCAGTTCACCCGCACTGAGACCGGGCTCCACCTGCCTTTCTTCGCCTTTAACAACAACCTTAATCACGCCTGAATCTTATCAAACCCCTTAGGAATGTCAACCGACGCGCACATTTATGCCCATCACTTGACCTACGGGAATCTCTTGGTAAAATTTAATATCTTGAAGGGCATAATTCCCTATCGTATCGGCATCGGCTTTGACTCCCACTGCCTGAAAAAGGGACGCCGGCTCATATTGGGCGGCATTGAGATTAAATTTCATTTGGGGCTCTCAGGACATTCTGACGCCGATGTCTTGCTTCACGCTTTGATTGATGCCCTTACCGGTGCCCTTGGCATGCCTGACATCGGCACACTTTTCCCTGATAACGACCCCAAATATCAAAACGCAAGCAGTGAGAAGTTGTTGAAGATAGTTCTCGATAAAGTAAAACAAAAGCGGTGGCAGGTCGCCCAGATTGATACAGTTATCATCTGCGACCAGCCTAAGCTCACCGACCATTTTCCAAGTGTTCGTAACCATCTCTCCAAAAAACTCAATATTCCTTCTGACCGCATCGGTCTCAAAGCCAAAACTACTGAAGGCACTCGCATCGCCCTGCCTGAAAAGAGCATCAGCGCTTTGGTGACTGCGCTGCTCGTTCCTCAGAGATGATTCCCCTTTACGACGACATCAAATCCTCGCGGCGCCCCTGGATGAACTACCTCCTTCTCTCTGCCTGCGCAATCGTCTGGACCATCCAATTCACCCGCTCACCAGAGCAGTTTGAAGTGCAAATCCTGCAATACGGAATGGTGCCCGCAAGGATAATTCAAGGGAAAAGGCTCTGGACACTTTTGAGTTCAATGTTTCTGCATGGCGGCTGGTTCCATTTCCTTGGTAATATGCTTTATCTCTGGATATTTGGCGACAATGTTGAAGATGCCTTCGGTCATATCCTTTATCCCTTGGTTTATCTCAGTTCTGGGGTTTTTGGCAATCTCCTTCAGATTGCCGTCTCGCCCTTTTCCCGCGTACCGACTATTGGTGCATCTGGTGCCATCTCCGGTGTAATGGGCGCCTATTTTGTCCTTTATCCCCGTGCCCGGGTTTTGACCCTGATCCCCTTTTTCATCTTTATCAGGATGGTTTATCTCCCCGCCTCGGTGCTTCTGGGCTTCTGGATTCTGTTTCAGATATTATACGGCTGCTCCTCGGCACCAGGAACCGGTGGTGGCATCGCCTATTTTGCTCATATCGGCGGCTTTGCCCTTGGTGTTATCTTCGGACTGTTGATAAAACGAAGGGTCAGACGCCCCTGGTATGAAATTGACTGATTGCCTTTAAACCGACCGGCTTACTCCTTCTCCTCCTGCTTTGCCCTTCTTGCCTCTTCAATAATTCGCTGAGCAATCTCCCGCGGCACCTCCTCATAATGGTCAAACTCCATTGTGAAAACCCCCCTGCCCTGGGTCATTGAACGCAAACTGTTGGAATACTTATACATCTCGGCAAGGGGCACCTGCGCCTTGATAACCTGGAGCCCGCCCTGCGCCTCCATTCCCATAATCCTGCCCCGCCGGGCATTCAAATCGCCCATCACATCCCCGGTGTACCGGTCAGGCACCGTCACCTCCACATTCATAATCGGCTCCAAGAGCACCACCCCTGCCTTTTCACAGGCGTTCTTGAACGCCAGCCCAGCAGCAATCTTAAAGGCGATGTCGGAAGAGTCAACCTCATGATAGGAACCGTCATAAACGGTTGCCTTTATATCCATCATCCTATAACCGGCAAGCACACCCTTTTCCATCTGCTCAATCACACCCTTCTCCACCGCCGGTATATACTTTGAGGGAATCGCACCGCCATAAATCTCGTCAACAAACTCAAAACCCTCCCCCCTTCCCTTCGGCTCAATCCTAAGCCAGACATCACCATACTGACCCCTGCCACCGGTCTGCTTTTTGTGTTTTCCCTGCGCCTCTGCCTTCCTCGTAATCGTCTCCCGATAGGGAATCTTTGGCTTCACCAGCTCCACATTCACATCAAACCTGCGCTTGAGCCTACCCACAATCACATCCAGGTGCAGTTCGCCCATGCCGCTGATTAACTGCTGACCCAACTCCGCATTATACTCATATGAAAATGTTGGGTCCTCCTCGTGCAACCGGGCAAGACCATTGGAAACCCTTTCCTCATCGCCCTTGCTCTGGGGCACAATCGCCACCGAGATTGAGGGCTTGGGAAAGACAATCGGTGCCAGCCTCACCGGCTCTTTCTTATCCGCAAGGGTGTCCCCGGTATGGGTGTCCTTCAGTTTCACCAGAGCGCCCAGCATCCCGGTTGTCAACCTTGCCACCTCGCTTCGCTCCTTACCCTTGACAACATAAATCTGATTTATCTTCTCCTCCCTTTGGCTCGTGCCATTCACCACCACCATCCCCGGCTCCAACTTTCCCCGAAAAACCCGCACATAATGCATATCACCGAGATGCGCCTCCGAGATGGTCTTGAACACCAGCGCGCATACCGG
This genomic window from candidate division WOR-3 bacterium contains:
- a CDS encoding rhomboid family intramembrane serine protease, with the protein product MIPLYDDIKSSRRPWMNYLLLSACAIVWTIQFTRSPEQFEVQILQYGMVPARIIQGKRLWTLLSSMFLHGGWFHFLGNMLYLWIFGDNVEDAFGHILYPLVYLSSGVFGNLLQIAVSPFSRVPTIGASGAISGVMGAYFVLYPRARVLTLIPFFIFIRMVYLPASVLLGFWILFQILYGCSSAPGTGGGIAYFAHIGGFALGVIFGLLIKRRVRRPWYEID
- the rplT gene encoding 50S ribosomal protein L20 — encoded protein: MARVKTGPVTRKRRKKWLKQAKGYWGGKSRLYKTARLQVMHGLLSAYRDRKRKKRVFRSLMITRINAALEPHDLSYSRFIHGLKLAGVSLDRSVLSEVAIHAPEDFAQLVQLAKKNLTG
- a CDS encoding acyl-CoA dehydratase activase-related protein, with the translated sequence MKIGICRALHSYHHFPLWRSFFERLGFEVVLSRKTDKGIVARGVELSPAELCLPVKVFLGQVDDLRERVDLIFVPRLVCRRLSKDFYFGCPKAIGLPDMVRAIFPKTNGIFEITIDQRVGDEGEGFVTWARTLGIKNGAARKAFLEAREAEKKSAKMMGSGAIPVDFFEERANMPKGDGRGKGERIGVIGHPYLLFDEHISLNLLKIIQELGVEPVVPFVSEEGLVLEATRGNVPNWFYELELLAAARKVLQDREIKGLLLVFSFACGTAPVMNEIIRREIGRNSRLPILTLFFDEHSGEVGLRTRLESFVDLVRARDGNL
- the ispF gene encoding 2-C-methyl-D-erythritol 2,4-cyclodiphosphate synthase encodes the protein MSTDAHIYAHHLTYGNLLVKFNILKGIIPYRIGIGFDSHCLKKGRRLILGGIEIKFHLGLSGHSDADVLLHALIDALTGALGMPDIGTLFPDNDPKYQNASSEKLLKIVLDKVKQKRWQVAQIDTVIICDQPKLTDHFPSVRNHLSKKLNIPSDRIGLKAKTTEGTRIALPEKSISALVTALLVPQR
- the fusA gene encoding elongation factor G — translated: MKEYKVEDIRNIGFFGHGGSGKTSICESLLLTMKQNNRLGSVDAGTSVFDYDEDEIARKISINLAIGYGEYREKLINLVDAPGYADFFGNVVSAVRAVDAAVVVVDASSGVEVGTEMAWRRLDEANLPRVVFINKLSKENTSFEVIAEEVRKVFGTKVTPVYLPIGKEGGLKGVVDLLNDRAYIYENGVRKEVAVPEEMQAAIGQWKERLIEAAAEVDERLMEKFLEGEEITPDEMRGAVRNGIKAGVVYPLMGGDALTQVGVDLILDLAALVLPSPNEMPRVKGVVPATGQEVEIAPDPDGPVCALVFKTISEAHLGDMHYVRVFRGKLEPGMVVVNGTSQREEKINQIYVVKGKERSEVARLTTGMLGALVKLKDTHTGDTLADKKEPVRLAPIVFPKPSISVAIVPQSKGDEERVSNGLARLHEEDPTFSYEYNAELGQQLISGMGELHLDVIVGRLKRRFDVNVELVKPKIPYRETITRKAEAQGKHKKQTGGRGQYGDVWLRIEPKGRGEGFEFVDEIYGGAIPSKYIPAVEKGVIEQMEKGVLAGYRMMDIKATVYDGSYHEVDSSDIAFKIAAGLAFKNACEKAGVVLLEPIMNVEVTVPDRYTGDVMGDLNARRGRIMGMEAQGGLQVIKAQVPLAEMYKYSNSLRSMTQGRGVFTMEFDHYEEVPREIAQRIIEEARRAKQEEKE
- the thrS gene encoding threonine--tRNA ligase, with translation MIKVVVKGEERQVEPGLSAGELLNDTEAIAARVNERLVDLSFRIEADATVEPVYFDSKEGKEIFWHSASHLMAQAVKQLYPQAKVAIGPAIPEGFYYDFDVPDPFTEKDLERIEQRMKELAQARIPIVHKFLPRREALRIFSERGETYKIEIINEIPDAEISVYEQGDFVDLCRGPHLPDTGRIKAIKLLSVAGAYWHGDERNRMLSRIYGVAFPDEKMLKDFLDKLEEARRRDHRKLGPALDLYSFHEEAGAGLVFWHAKGATVRRLIQEYWEKEHLAAGYQLVVTPHIARSQLWHRSGHYDYYRENMYILPVENEEYVLKPMNCPGHILIYRTKVHSYRDLPLRMAEWGTVYRYERSGVLHGMMRVRGFTQDDAHIFCTKEQVEEEVLGVVALSLKMLRAFGFDKFNVALSVRDPRHPEKFLGSDEQWQVAENSLVNALNRLGLDFYRAEGEAVFYGPKIDINLADSLGREFQCSTCQFDFNLGNKLDVYYMDKSGQHLPAYLVHRTVLGSIERFMGILVEHYGGAFPTWLAPVQARVLTVTEKEIGYAQEVFERLKAAGTRVEIDINNDKIGYKIGEAERQKIPFILVVGAREASSGTVSLRRRGKGNLGAASLEKVIALIKEEETGRIQ
- the rpmI gene encoding 50S ribosomal protein L35, with product MKRKLKTLSALKKRVKKSATGKFLHRRSGTSHNNSVKNSRRKRWLHRPAVVDSTKVKALKRLVPYA
- the infC gene encoding translation initiation factor IF-3, which encodes MEEYSNNLKTDSRDRPKANEQIKVPYVRVIGADKRPIGIMPTREAIALARRQNLDLILVAPNEEPPVARIMDLGRYLYEQKARQRESKKRQHQTEVRQIRMKMKIDKHDYEVKLRKMREFLLQKDRIRLILWLRGREVLHTDLAYKLIDRIRQDLADVAKVDGQVRFQNEDRKSIQLMLVPK